Proteins from a genomic interval of Verrucomicrobium sp.:
- a CDS encoding ATP-binding cassette domain-containing protein: MRGALRGLWRRKYEETAAASGITFRVQPGELVGFLGPNGAGKTTTLKMLSGLLYPTSGDARVMGFRPWERKDAFRRRFALVMGQKNQLWWDLPASESLELNRAIYGIDRAEAQRTLDELTEWLEVRDKLRVMVRELSLGERMKFELIAALLHRPEVLFLDEPTIGLDVVSHKKVREFLREYARKRKITTLLTSHYMRDIEELCERVVIIDHGKLFFDGPLEAITDRFASHKILTLRWDRGLPAFPFAEAGEVLEREDDAIRLRVPRGEMIAVTQRLLSQLSPDDVTIEEVPIEEIIRRVFQGNAQKA, translated from the coding sequence ATGCGGGGGGCCCTCCGGGGCCTCTGGCGGCGGAAATATGAGGAAACGGCCGCCGCGTCCGGCATCACGTTCCGTGTCCAGCCGGGGGAATTGGTGGGCTTCCTGGGCCCCAATGGGGCGGGGAAGACGACGACGCTGAAGATGCTTTCCGGCCTCCTTTACCCGACTTCCGGCGACGCCCGGGTGATGGGCTTCCGCCCCTGGGAGCGGAAGGACGCCTTCCGCCGCCGTTTTGCCCTGGTGATGGGGCAGAAGAACCAGCTGTGGTGGGACCTGCCCGCCTCCGAATCGCTGGAGCTGAACCGCGCCATCTACGGCATCGACCGGGCGGAGGCGCAGCGGACGCTCGATGAGCTGACGGAGTGGCTGGAGGTGCGGGACAAGCTCCGCGTCATGGTCCGGGAGCTTTCCCTGGGGGAGCGGATGAAGTTTGAGCTGATCGCGGCGCTCCTTCACCGGCCGGAGGTGCTTTTCCTGGACGAGCCGACGATCGGCCTCGATGTTGTTTCCCATAAGAAGGTGCGGGAGTTCCTCCGGGAATATGCCCGGAAGCGGAAGATCACCACGCTTCTGACCTCCCACTACATGCGGGACATCGAGGAGCTGTGCGAGCGGGTGGTGATTATCGATCACGGGAAGCTCTTCTTCGACGGGCCGCTGGAGGCGATTACCGACCGGTTTGCCTCTCACAAGATTTTGACTCTGCGCTGGGATCGAGGGCTGCCCGCGTTCCCGTTCGCGGAGGCGGGGGAGGTCCTGGAGCGGGAGGACGACGCGATCCGCCTGCGCGTGCCGCGCGGGGAGATGATCGCCGTCACCCAGCGGCTCCTTTCCCAGCTCTCCCCGGACGACGTGACGATCGAGGAAGTTCCCATCGAGGAGATCATCCGCCGCGTCTTCCAGGGGAACGCCCAAAAAGCCTAA
- the ilvE gene encoding branched-chain-amino-acid transaminase gives MKVFIDGKFYDQADAKISVFDHGLLYGDGVFEGIRIYHGRVFLLDEHLDRLADSAKAILLKLPLSLAEIKEATLETCRQNNLKEGYIRLVVTRGIGNLGLSPDKCPVASLIIIADTIQLYPKEFYEKGLKVVTVPSQRVSPAALSPAIKSLNYLNNIMAKVECQQAGAQEAILLNGEGYVAECSGDNVFAVKKGVVFTPPIHAGALGGLTRGSVIRLAKEAGLEVRETMLTRYDLFVADELFLTGTAAEVVPVIDIDGRIISEGRPGPVTADLTRRFHELTRVVGVPIYSE, from the coding sequence ATGAAGGTCTTCATCGACGGCAAGTTCTACGATCAGGCGGACGCGAAAATCTCGGTTTTCGACCACGGCCTCCTTTACGGTGACGGCGTCTTTGAAGGCATTCGCATTTACCACGGCCGCGTCTTCCTTTTGGACGAGCACCTCGACCGCCTGGCCGATTCGGCGAAGGCGATTCTCCTGAAGCTCCCGCTGTCCCTGGCCGAGATCAAGGAGGCCACCCTGGAAACCTGCCGCCAGAATAACCTGAAGGAGGGCTACATCCGCCTGGTGGTCACCCGCGGCATTGGCAACCTGGGCCTCTCCCCGGACAAGTGTCCGGTCGCCTCCCTCATCATCATCGCCGACACGATCCAGCTCTATCCGAAGGAGTTCTACGAGAAGGGCTTGAAGGTCGTCACGGTGCCCAGCCAGCGGGTCTCCCCCGCCGCCCTCAGCCCGGCGATCAAGTCCCTCAATTACCTGAATAACATCATGGCCAAGGTGGAGTGCCAGCAGGCCGGCGCCCAGGAGGCGATCCTCCTCAACGGGGAGGGTTACGTGGCCGAGTGTTCCGGAGACAACGTCTTTGCCGTGAAGAAGGGCGTCGTCTTCACTCCGCCGATCCACGCCGGGGCGCTGGGCGGCCTGACCCGCGGCTCCGTCATCCGCCTGGCCAAGGAGGCCGGTTTGGAAGTCCGGGAGACGATGCTGACCCGTTACGACCTCTTCGTCGCCGACGAGCTGTTCCTGACCGGCACCGCCGCGGAGGTGGTCCCCGTCATCGACATCGACGGCCGGATCATCAGCGAGGGCCGCCCCGGCCCCGTGACGGCCGACCTGACGCGCCGCTTCCATGAGTTGACCCGAGTCGTGGGCGTGCCAATATATTCGGAGTGA
- a CDS encoding UvrB/UvrC motif-containing protein — protein sequence MKCQFCNNAATVHLTQIVGGKMQKIDLCEKCAKEKGVADPAGFSLADMLLGLGAAEEMKGGSPAELVCPQCGFTQPDFKKTGRLGCAVCYLTFGEGLSSILKDMHKGTVHKGKVPPRLAQQQIYATRMRDLRKDLQRAISEEKYEEAANLRDQISQLEAQIKP from the coding sequence ATGAAGTGCCAATTCTGCAATAACGCCGCCACTGTCCATCTGACCCAGATCGTGGGGGGAAAGATGCAGAAGATCGACCTGTGCGAGAAGTGCGCCAAGGAGAAGGGCGTGGCCGATCCGGCCGGCTTTTCCCTGGCCGACATGCTCCTGGGCCTCGGTGCGGCGGAGGAGATGAAGGGCGGCAGCCCGGCGGAGCTGGTCTGCCCGCAGTGCGGCTTCACCCAGCCCGATTTCAAGAAGACCGGCCGCCTCGGCTGCGCCGTCTGCTACCTGACCTTCGGCGAGGGGCTTTCCTCCATCCTCAAGGACATGCACAAGGGCACCGTCCACAAGGGGAAGGTGCCGCCCCGGCTGGCGCAGCAGCAGATCTACGCCACGCGGATGCGCGACTTGCGCAAGGACCTCCAGCGCGCCATTTCCGAGGAGAAGTACGAGGAGGCGGCCAACCTCCGCGACCAGATCTCCCAGCTGGAAGCGCAGATCAAGCCGTAG